A region from the Candidatus Tumulicola sp. genome encodes:
- a CDS encoding class II fumarate hydratase, with product MKNKPDVPTRTERDSMGEMQVPSQALYGASTQRAVLNFPISDLRYPRRFIKALGQVKLAAAQTNAELGLLDKAFADPIVKAAQEVVDGKLDEHFVLDIFQTGSGTSTNMNANEVIAHRAASLVGASPPSTKIHPNDHVNFGQSSNDVIPTATHIAAASAIKEDLLPALATLKHSLEKKSKEFWKIVKTGRTHLQDATPIRLGQEFLGYAGQIERGIKRANQALEELSEVALGGTAVGTGINTHPEFAKKASARLSHMTGLQIHETSNHFQAQATLDNCVAASGALKTIAVSIIKIANDVRWLGSGPRAGIGELDLPAVQPGSSIMPGKVNPVIAESAIMACFQVIGNDATIALGGQSGNFEINLTMPIVAYDLLQSVSLLAKTAKNLATQCIDGLKATERGPEMVERGLAIGTSLAPIIGYDAAAAIVKEAAKTGKSIREVAREKTELSEKQLDKILNPALMVEPSADRVGAGGG from the coding sequence TTCATCAAGGCGCTCGGCCAAGTGAAGCTCGCAGCGGCTCAGACCAACGCCGAACTCGGTCTGCTCGACAAAGCGTTCGCCGATCCGATCGTCAAGGCCGCGCAAGAAGTCGTCGACGGCAAACTCGACGAGCATTTCGTGCTGGACATCTTCCAGACCGGCTCGGGCACGTCCACCAACATGAACGCCAATGAAGTCATCGCGCATCGCGCGGCGTCCCTCGTCGGTGCCAGCCCGCCGTCCACGAAGATCCACCCGAACGATCATGTGAACTTCGGCCAATCGAGCAACGACGTCATCCCCACGGCCACGCACATCGCCGCGGCCAGTGCTATAAAGGAAGATCTGCTCCCGGCGCTGGCAACCCTGAAGCACTCGCTCGAGAAGAAATCCAAAGAGTTTTGGAAGATCGTGAAGACTGGGCGCACGCACCTGCAGGACGCCACGCCCATCCGCCTGGGTCAGGAGTTCCTCGGCTACGCCGGCCAGATCGAGCGCGGCATCAAACGCGCCAACCAAGCGCTCGAGGAGCTGAGCGAGGTGGCGCTCGGGGGCACCGCCGTCGGCACGGGCATCAACACCCACCCCGAGTTTGCCAAAAAAGCGAGCGCCCGACTCTCCCACATGACCGGGCTGCAGATCCACGAAACCAGCAATCATTTCCAGGCCCAAGCCACGCTCGACAACTGCGTGGCTGCAAGCGGCGCGCTCAAGACGATCGCGGTCTCGATCATCAAGATCGCCAACGACGTGCGCTGGCTCGGGTCCGGTCCGCGCGCCGGCATCGGCGAGCTCGACCTGCCGGCTGTTCAGCCCGGCTCCTCGATCATGCCCGGCAAAGTCAATCCGGTCATCGCCGAGTCGGCCATCATGGCTTGCTTCCAGGTGATCGGCAACGACGCCACCATCGCGCTTGGCGGGCAAAGCGGCAATTTCGAGATCAACCTGACCATGCCGATCGTCGCCTACGACCTGTTGCAATCCGTTTCGCTGTTGGCCAAGACGGCCAAGAACCTCGCGACCCAGTGCATCGACGGGTTGAAGGCCACCGAGCGCGGCCCCGAGATGGTCGAGCGCGGCCTGGCCATCGGCACCAGCCTGGCGCCGATCATCGGCTACGACGCCGCGGCCGCCATCGTCAAGGAAGCGGCCAAGACGGGGAAAAGCATCCGCGAAGTAGCGCGCGAGAAGACCGAGCTGTCCGAGAAGCAACTCGACAAGATCCTCAATCCTGCGTTGATGGTCGAACCGAGCGCCGACCGGGTCGGCGCCGGCGGCGGCTAA